One Clavibacter zhangzhiyongii genomic region harbors:
- a CDS encoding diaminopimelate decarboxylase family protein: protein MTANPLAPSWLQPPVDANALDPAVWSRGTTRDDDGGIRIAGIPATELAARFGTPVYVVDEDDVRSRAAETLAAFTREAAAVGTTARVYYAGKAFLSIEVARWMVEEGLHIDVCSGGELAVALAARADPARLGFHGNNKSVPDIDRAVGAGIGQIVIDSAIEVERVAAAAAAHGRVQAVRLRVNSGVHAHTHEYLATAREDQKFGITLADAPELVARIRAHASLSFTGLHAHIGSQIFETDAFVESARRLLDLHERLLADGEVAELNLGGGFGIAYTSVDRPVPVPEIARRLARIVADECARRGIAVPVIAVEPGRSIVGPSTATLYTVGTVKDVLVTVGGVDGAVAEAESATGDVEDPRMAEEAETAIRRYVSVDGGMSDNARPALYGADYSVRLASRSSDAEPALVRVAGGHCESGDLVVLADYLPGDVAPDDLLAVPATGAYCWALASNYNWIGRPPVVAVRDGEARVIVRGETVDDLLARDAGTPVAASPDVNGAR, encoded by the coding sequence GTGACCGCGAACCCGCTGGCCCCGTCCTGGCTGCAGCCCCCCGTCGACGCGAACGCGCTGGACCCCGCGGTCTGGTCCCGCGGCACGACCCGCGACGACGACGGCGGGATCCGCATCGCCGGCATCCCGGCCACCGAGCTCGCCGCCCGCTTCGGCACGCCCGTCTACGTGGTGGACGAGGACGACGTCCGGTCGCGCGCCGCCGAGACGCTCGCCGCCTTCACGCGGGAGGCCGCCGCCGTCGGCACGACCGCGCGCGTCTACTACGCCGGCAAGGCGTTCCTCAGCATCGAGGTCGCCCGGTGGATGGTCGAGGAGGGCCTGCACATCGACGTCTGCTCCGGCGGGGAGCTGGCCGTCGCGCTCGCCGCCCGCGCGGATCCCGCCCGGCTCGGCTTCCACGGCAACAACAAGTCCGTCCCCGACATCGACCGCGCCGTCGGCGCCGGCATCGGCCAGATCGTCATCGACAGCGCCATCGAGGTCGAGCGCGTCGCCGCCGCGGCCGCCGCGCACGGGCGCGTGCAGGCCGTGCGGCTCCGCGTGAACAGCGGCGTGCACGCCCACACGCACGAGTACCTGGCGACCGCGCGCGAGGACCAGAAGTTCGGGATCACGCTGGCCGACGCGCCCGAGCTCGTCGCCCGCATCCGCGCCCACGCCTCCCTCTCCTTCACGGGCCTGCACGCGCACATCGGCAGCCAGATCTTCGAGACCGACGCGTTCGTCGAGTCCGCCCGCCGGCTCCTCGACCTGCACGAGCGGCTCCTCGCCGACGGGGAGGTCGCGGAGCTCAACCTCGGCGGCGGCTTCGGGATCGCGTACACCTCGGTCGACCGGCCGGTGCCGGTGCCCGAGATCGCCCGGCGCCTCGCCCGGATCGTGGCCGACGAGTGCGCCCGGCGGGGGATCGCGGTGCCCGTCATCGCGGTCGAGCCCGGCCGCAGCATCGTCGGCCCCTCCACCGCCACGCTCTACACGGTCGGCACCGTCAAGGACGTGCTCGTCACGGTCGGCGGCGTCGACGGCGCGGTCGCCGAGGCGGAGTCCGCGACGGGCGACGTCGAGGACCCGCGCATGGCGGAGGAGGCCGAGACCGCGATCCGCCGCTACGTGAGCGTCGACGGCGGCATGAGCGACAACGCGCGGCCCGCCCTCTACGGCGCCGACTACTCCGTGCGCCTCGCGAGCCGCTCCTCGGACGCGGAGCCGGCGCTCGTGCGCGTCGCGGGCGGGCACTGCGAGAGCGGCGACCTCGTCGTCCTCGCCGACTACCTGCCGGGCGACGTCGCCCCTGACGACCTGCTCGCCGTCCCCGCCACGGGCGCCTACTGCTGGGCGCTCGCCAGCAACTACAACTGGATCGGCCGCCCGCCCGTCGTCGCCGTGCGCGACGGCGAGGCGCGCGTCATCGTCCGCGGCGAGACCGTGGACGACCTGCTGGCGCGCGACGCGGGCACGCCCGTCGCCGCATCCCCCGACGTGAACGGAGCACGATGA
- a CDS encoding LmeA family phospholipid-binding protein, protein MAGRFLGTEVFEAPERRDPREARRRRRGPRGGAVVIWLLVLAVIGVGLAFGLRIIDQTVRGVAEDQAEQRIAEQLPGRVSGKVNVSIQGDWVIPQLIRGTLDRVVLDGPNLQADGTPFQAHIVATDVPTDQERTVGDVVATVSMDQAPASALLAKTAGTPADLRFGDGTLGYSGSTRVLGITFGYDVAATPVLQDPSTVVITPAEVSLQAGDFKVDLAQTIQGIRDVTYPVCVAQYLPAGVGVQDVTIADGRASMTVESSSVKLTRESLGVTGSCG, encoded by the coding sequence CCGCCGGCGACGTCGCGGCCCGCGCGGCGGCGCCGTCGTCATCTGGCTGCTCGTGCTGGCGGTCATCGGCGTCGGCCTCGCCTTCGGGCTGCGGATCATCGACCAGACGGTCCGCGGCGTCGCCGAGGACCAGGCGGAGCAGCGCATCGCCGAGCAGCTGCCCGGCCGCGTGTCGGGCAAGGTGAACGTGTCCATCCAGGGCGACTGGGTCATCCCGCAGCTCATCCGCGGCACGCTCGACCGCGTGGTGCTCGACGGGCCGAACCTCCAGGCGGACGGCACGCCCTTCCAGGCGCACATCGTGGCCACCGACGTGCCCACCGACCAGGAGCGCACCGTGGGGGACGTGGTCGCCACCGTGTCGATGGACCAGGCGCCCGCGAGCGCGCTGCTGGCGAAGACCGCGGGCACCCCCGCCGACCTCCGCTTCGGCGACGGCACGCTCGGCTACTCGGGGTCCACCCGCGTCCTCGGCATCACGTTCGGCTACGACGTGGCCGCGACGCCCGTGCTGCAGGACCCGTCCACCGTGGTCATCACGCCCGCCGAGGTGTCGCTGCAGGCCGGCGACTTCAAGGTCGACCTCGCGCAGACGATCCAGGGGATCCGCGACGTCACCTACCCCGTGTGCGTCGCGCAGTACCTCCCCGCCGGGGTCGGCGTGCAGGACGTGACCATCGCGGACGGGCGCGCCTCGATGACGGTGGAGTCGTCGTCCGTGAAGCTCACGCGTGAGTCCCTCGGCGTCACCGGCAGCTGCGGCTGA